The Streptococcus marmotae genome contains the following window.
CCCATCCGACTGGTGGCAAGACCCGCTTCTACACCCGCATGGCCCGCGCCAATTACAATCACGTCATACTCTTCTGTAAACGAATATGTCATCTCCTAGTCTCCTTTAATTCTGATATGGTCAATCGCCCCTGACCAGCTAGGTAAGGCCGTTTTCAAAAAAGCGGGAACTACATCAATATTGACAAGATTGTTAACATCTATCCAATAACACGGACTTCCCCACTCTTCCTCAATCATCTGAGAAGGCAGATTTCCCAATGGTTCAACGATATAGTGAAACTCAATATTGTGAAAATTGACTGGCTCTTTCTTGTCAACTACTGTAAACTCATTTTCAACAATAAAAGCTAGTTGCTTGACTGCTACATCAATCCCTAGTTCTTCTTTTACCTCTCTGACCACTGCAGCTTCTGTTGACTCGCCAACCTGAATAGCTCCGCCAATCGTATAGTATTTCTGAGTATCCTCACGATAGGAAAGAAAGAGCTTTTGATTTTTCAGAATTAGTGCTGCCGCTCGAATCCCGAAAGTTTTCCCGTTGCTTCTCGTTCTAAAATCCACTTTTTTCGGCCTTTCTAGACAAAAAGAGCCAAAACCCTCAGAAACTGCACGCAAAAAACGTCCAATTCCTATGAGCTTTGACCATCATAGCATTGTTATACTTCTATTTTATCAGATTGGCACAGAATGTCAACCAAGGAATCGCTGCAATTTATCCACCAATGCACGATTCTTCGCATTTTCGTTAATATACTGATAGAGAGTCTTTCGATTGGCTATTTTCCGGAGCAAACCTTCGTCCATTTCATCTATGATTTCTAGCAATGTTTTCTTAGTGAGTTGATTGAAGCTTATTAATAACGCTGTTTCTTGCCGTTTCCTAGCAGCATCTTCCTTCGGATAACCAATCCCAAATTCACCATCGAATAATTTTTCAAGCGTATATTCCAAGTTTAATTCCCCACACCATCCCATATTCAATCCGAGCGGTAAGGAAACAACATTGCCATTATTGATTCTACCAAACAAGAAAGCATCCTGTGGTGTCTGAATGAATCCACATCGGAGACCAGGCAAGCATCATCCCTTGACCAGATGAACATCCCGTCACAACAAATTCCAAGGCCTGAGTCTCAATCAATAAACTAATCATAACTGCAATTTCTACATAGGAATAGCTCACTGTCTCACTTGCAAATACGCCTAAGTTGACAACTTCGTGCTGACTTGCGACTGATTTTTGAACAGCCTGGACTAATGTATCGTTCATATCCGTTCTAGTGCTAGCCTGTATGACTCCGATTTTCATAGCTTACTCCATATAACATTTACAAAGTTGTCAACTTAAATATATTGACACACTTTTCCATCTTTAAAGGCAAGGTCAATCATGCCCCCACCTAGGCATTCATCGCCATTATAGAAAACAACGGCTTGACCAGGAGTAATGGCCCGTTGTGGTTCAGCAAAGACAACTTCTGCTTTGTCATCTTTAACATGGACTGTCACTTTTGAATCTGGTTGGCGGTAACGGAATTTTGCCGTACATTCCAGCGTAAAGTTTTCAGGCATCTCCTGTGTAAAGTGAACTTGACTAGCTGTCAAGCTAGTTGACATCAACGATTCATGATAGAATCCTTGTCCCACATATAAAATATTTTGTGACAAATCTTTTCCAACAACAAACCATGGAGCATTATCCCCACCAATTTGTCCACCGATACCAAGTCCCCCACGTTGGCCAATGGTGTAATACATGAGACCTGCATGTTCCCCCATATCTCGACCATCAACTGTCATCATGCGTCCTTTTTGAGCAGGCAGATACTGGCTGAGAAATTCTTTAAAGTTCTTTTCACCGATAAAACAAATCCCAGTCGAATCTTTTTTCTTAGCTGTGGCAAGACCAGCACGTTCAGCAATTTCACGTACTTCTGATTTCTGCAAATGCCCTAAAGGAAACATCGTTTTCTGCAATTGTTCTTGCGATAATTGACTGAGAAAATAGGTCTGATCCTTGCCATTATCAGCCCCACGCAGCATGTGAACAAGGCCATTCTCATCTCGCTTCACTTGTGCATAATGACCTGTCGCTACATAATCAGCCCCCAAGTTCATCGCATAGTCTAAAAAGGCTTTGAATTTAATCTCCTTATTACACATCACATCAGGATTCGGTGTTCGTCCTGCCCGGTATTCGGCAAGAAAATATTCAAATACTCGGTCCCAATACTCTTTTTCAAAGTTGACAGAGTAGTACGGTATCCCAATTTGATCCGCAACAGCTGCTACATCTTTGTAATCTTCTGTCGCAGTACAAAAGCCATTTTCGTCTGTGTCGTCCCAGTTTTTCATGAAGATGCCAATCACATCATAGCCTTGCTCCTTGAGCAAAAGGGCCGTGACAGAGGAATCAACACCCCCACTCATCCCAACGACAACACGTATCTTTGAGTTATCACTCATTGTCTATTCTCCCATCAATTTAATCTAGTGTAAACTTCCTTTACACCATCTATTTTCAAAAAACGATTGAAGGTCGATTTTGAAGTGCAGATAGCACAGACAGTATTATACCACATCCCTGTCTATTTTCTAGCAAATAAAATTAAGAAGCAGATTTTCCGAACGTTATTTGATATAATACAAGTAAGAGAAAAATTGAGGAAAAGATATGGCAAATTTAAAATTTCAATCGGTATTTGATATTATCGGACCTGTCATGATTGGTCCGTCATCTAGCCACACTGCAGGCGCTGTCCGCATCGGTAAAATTGTCTCATCAATCTTTGGCGAAATACCAACCGAGGTCGAATTTCAGCTCTATAATTCATTTGCTAAGACCTATCGAGGACATGGTACCGATGTGGCTCTTGTAGCGGGTATCCTAGGAATGGATACGGATGACCCCCGTATTCCAGATTCGCTTGATATTGCTCGAGAAAAAGGCATTAAGGTTTACTGGAAAATCAATAAAGATAGCAATACACCTCATCCGAATACAACCCGTATTATCATTAAAAATAATCACAAATCGATTTCTGCAACTGGGATTTCCATCGGTGGAGGAAATATTCAAGTAACGGAGCTAAACGGCTTTGCAGTCAATCTTAATATGAATACACCCACTATTATTATTGTTCACCAAGATGTGCCTGGAATGATTGCAAAAGTGACGGATATTCTCTCTAAATATGACATCAATATCGCTCAAATGAATGTAACCCGTGAGAGCGCTGGTGAAAAAGCCATTATGATTATCGAAGTAGACTCAAGACAATGTGGCCATTCCATCGCTGAAATTGAACAAATTCCACATTTACACAATGTCAACTTTTTTAACTAGAAAGAGAAATCATGTTTTATACGATTGAAGAACTGGTAAAACAAGCCACTGAGACCTTTTCAGGCAGTGTTTCTGACCTAATGATTCATACCGAAATCGAGCTCACAGGACGGTCACGAGAGGAAATCTTGACACTAATGTCAAGAAACTTGACAGTTATGAAAGCTTCTATTATTGATGGGTTGACAGAAAGTAAGTCTGTTTCTGGGCTAACTGGAGGCGATGCAGCTAAACTGGAACGCTATATCCAGTCTGGAAAAACCTTATCAGACAAAACAATTCTCTCTGCCGCCCGCAATGCCATCGCTGTAAACGAATTAAATGCCAAAATGGGTTTGGTTTGTGCAACACCTACTGCTGGATCTGCTGGTTGCCTACCAGCGGTCCTCGGAGTTGCTATTGATAAGCTGAAACTAACTGAAAAAGAACAACTTGACTTTCTCTTTACAGCAGGTGCTTTCGGACTTGTGATTGCAAATAATGCTTCTATTTCAGGAGCAGAAGGTGGGTGTCAGGCAGAGGTTGGTTCTGCTGCCGCCATGTCTGCTGCCGCACTTACGATAGCCGCAGGTGGATCTGCCTTTCAAGCCAGTCAAGCCATCTGTTTTGTAATCAAAAACATGCTTGGATTAATTTGCGATCCTGTTGCTGGCCTTGTAGAGGTCCCTTGTGTCAAACGAAATGCTATGGGAGCAAGCTATGCACTTGTTGCAGCTGATATGGCACTTGCAGGTATTGAGTCAAAAATCCCAGTAGATGAGGTTATTCTCGCTATGTACCAAGTGGGTTCCAGCTTGCCAACTGCCTTTCGTGAAACAGCAGAAGGTGGGCTTGCTATTACACCAACTGGCAAACGTCTCGCTCAGCACATCTTTGGAAATAACTAAAAACTGGGGAAACCCAGCTTTTTTCATCGTTCAAAAAAGACCGAAGCAACTTCGATCTTCTACAGACTTAATACCAGCCATTGGCTAACCAAAATTCTTGAGCAGCTGACCATGAACCGTAACGGTTTGTCACATAAGCATCTGCCACGCGTTCTTGATTTTCAGCGGAATAGTCCCCATTTAAATAACTATCTGTCAACTGGTAACGACCATAGTAAATTCCGTTTTGGGCAGTATAGCTACCCCCTGATTCTTTTTGCGCAATCCACTCCTT
Protein-coding sequences here:
- a CDS encoding NUDIX hydrolase — translated: MDFRTRSNGKTFGIRAAALILKNQKLFLSYREDTQKYYTIGGAIQVGESTEAAVVREVKEELGIDVAVKQLAFIVENEFTVVDKKEPVNFHNIEFHYIVEPLGNLPSQMIEEEWGSPCYWIDVNNLVNIDVVPAFLKTALPSWSGAIDHIRIKGD
- the mnmA gene encoding tRNA 2-thiouridine(34) synthase MnmA, with the translated sequence MSDNSKIRVVVGMSGGVDSSVTALLLKEQGYDVIGIFMKNWDDTDENGFCTATEDYKDVAAVADQIGIPYYSVNFEKEYWDRVFEYFLAEYRAGRTPNPDVMCNKEIKFKAFLDYAMNLGADYVATGHYAQVKRDENGLVHMLRGADNGKDQTYFLSQLSQEQLQKTMFPLGHLQKSEVREIAERAGLATAKKKDSTGICFIGEKNFKEFLSQYLPAQKGRMMTVDGRDMGEHAGLMYYTIGQRGGLGIGGQIGGDNAPWFVVGKDLSQNILYVGQGFYHESLMSTSLTASQVHFTQEMPENFTLECTAKFRYRQPDSKVTVHVKDDKAEVVFAEPQRAITPGQAVVFYNGDECLGGGMIDLAFKDGKVCQYI
- the sdaAB gene encoding L-serine ammonia-lyase, iron-sulfur-dependent subunit beta gives rise to the protein MANLKFQSVFDIIGPVMIGPSSSHTAGAVRIGKIVSSIFGEIPTEVEFQLYNSFAKTYRGHGTDVALVAGILGMDTDDPRIPDSLDIAREKGIKVYWKINKDSNTPHPNTTRIIIKNNHKSISATGISIGGGNIQVTELNGFAVNLNMNTPTIIIVHQDVPGMIAKVTDILSKYDINIAQMNVTRESAGEKAIMIIEVDSRQCGHSIAEIEQIPHLHNVNFFN
- the sdaAA gene encoding L-serine ammonia-lyase, iron-sulfur-dependent, subunit alpha, giving the protein MFYTIEELVKQATETFSGSVSDLMIHTEIELTGRSREEILTLMSRNLTVMKASIIDGLTESKSVSGLTGGDAAKLERYIQSGKTLSDKTILSAARNAIAVNELNAKMGLVCATPTAGSAGCLPAVLGVAIDKLKLTEKEQLDFLFTAGAFGLVIANNASISGAEGGCQAEVGSAAAMSAAALTIAAGGSAFQASQAICFVIKNMLGLICDPVAGLVEVPCVKRNAMGASYALVAADMALAGIESKIPVDEVILAMYQVGSSLPTAFRETAEGGLAITPTGKRLAQHIFGNN